A genome region from Arachidicoccus soli includes the following:
- the folB gene encoding dihydroneopterin aldolase, giving the protein MLKIELHNLWFHAHHGLYEEEKVLGGNFNMDITLFYQPRGIPNQISDTVDYSAVYALVKNRMTKPEPLLETLVMNICNEILEKFSIAEEITVSIKKTTPPIIGFTGSVSVTYTTNRKAGI; this is encoded by the coding sequence ATGCTAAAAATAGAATTACACAATCTATGGTTTCATGCACACCATGGTTTGTATGAAGAAGAAAAAGTATTGGGCGGCAATTTTAATATGGACATCACATTGTTCTATCAACCCAGAGGCATTCCTAATCAAATTTCCGATACAGTCGATTACTCCGCAGTTTACGCATTAGTGAAAAATCGTATGACGAAACCGGAGCCTTTATTGGAAACCTTAGTAATGAATATTTGCAATGAAATTTTAGAGAAGTTTTCCATAGCTGAAGAAATAACCGTATCTATAAAAAAAACAACCCCACCTATTATAGGCTTCACTGGCAGTGTAAGTGTAACTTATACAACTAATAGGAAAGCCGGCATATAG
- the trxB gene encoding thioredoxin-disulfide reductase: MSEKVHCLIIGSGPAGYTAAIYAARANMKPVLYQGIQPGGQLTITTEVENYPGYPEGIQGPEMMIDFEKQAKRMGTDIRYGLATKVDFSGTVHKVQIDDKDWIEADTVIISTGASAKWLNLESEQRLNGYGVSACAVCDGFFFKGKEVAIVGAGDTACEEAVYLSKLATTVHMIVRKNEEGMRASKVMQDRVKNTANIKVYWNAETDEVLGDKKVEAVRIKNVQSGEKQEIPVSAFFVAIGHKPNSDIFAEWLKRDDAGYILTTPGTSKTNIEGVFAAGDVQDKIYRQAVTAAGSGCMAALDAERYLTEKGIA; the protein is encoded by the coding sequence ATGAGTGAAAAAGTACATTGTTTAATTATAGGTTCAGGACCAGCGGGTTATACAGCAGCTATTTATGCTGCCAGAGCTAACATGAAGCCTGTGTTATATCAAGGAATTCAGCCAGGTGGCCAACTAACTATTACAACTGAAGTTGAAAATTACCCCGGTTATCCAGAAGGAATACAGGGCCCGGAAATGATGATTGACTTTGAAAAACAGGCGAAGAGAATGGGGACAGATATTCGTTATGGATTGGCTACCAAAGTTGATTTTTCAGGCACTGTTCATAAAGTGCAGATTGACGATAAAGACTGGATTGAAGCAGATACCGTAATTATTTCAACTGGCGCTTCTGCAAAATGGTTAAACTTGGAAAGTGAACAACGTTTGAATGGATATGGTGTAAGTGCTTGCGCAGTTTGTGATGGTTTCTTTTTTAAAGGAAAAGAAGTGGCAATTGTTGGGGCGGGGGATACGGCTTGTGAAGAGGCCGTCTATCTCTCTAAATTAGCAACGACCGTACATATGATTGTACGTAAAAATGAAGAGGGGATGCGTGCCAGCAAAGTAATGCAGGATCGTGTAAAAAATACAGCTAACATAAAGGTATATTGGAATGCAGAGACGGATGAAGTGTTGGGCGATAAAAAGGTAGAAGCTGTTAGAATAAAAAATGTTCAATCAGGTGAAAAACAAGAGATCCCTGTAAGTGCCTTCTTTGTGGCTATTGGACACAAACCAAATAGCGATATTTTTGCAGAATGGTTAAAGCGTGATGATGCCGGATATATTCTTACTACACCCGGTACTTCTAAAACAAATATTGAAGGTGTATTTGCAGCAGGGGATGTGCAAGATAAAATATACCGCCAGGCAGTAACTGCCGCTGGAAGTGGTTGTATGGCAGCATTAGATGCCGAAAGATATTTGACAGAAAAAGGTATTGCATAA